A portion of the Bufo gargarizans isolate SCDJY-AF-19 chromosome 7, ASM1485885v1, whole genome shotgun sequence genome contains these proteins:
- the GP9 gene encoding platelet glycoprotein IX produces MAWRRISIYIQLTVFIQLCNCNIDSCPTPCSCFPLQTRGLIVNCSSRHLKDLPDLPVITVQLYLQNNLITSVSPGAFDHLVSLQEVDVSGNPWHCDCQILYLKSWFDSITVQKNPENLRCATPNTVSMKPFQNLTGNDMIPCRRTWPIKCKKFFIRDLYMIGLAVLVLVLMSYVVRMARKLACRVAVTTSSRHQKTSNESYKSK; encoded by the coding sequence ATGGCGTGGAGAAGGATCTCTATATACATCCAGCTCACTGTTTTCATTCAACTCTGTAACTGCAACATTGATTCTTGTCCAACACCTTGCAGCTGTTTTCCATTGCAGACAAGGGGCCTCATAGTCAACTGCAGCTCAAGGCATCTGAAAGACCTGCCTGATCTCCCAGTGATCACTGTACAGCTTTATTTGCAAAATAACCTGATAACATCTGTTTCTCCGGGAGCCTTTGATCACTTGGTCAGCCTCCAGGAAGTTGATGTGTCTGGCAATCCTTGGCATTGTGATTGTCAAATTCTGTATCTGAAAAGCTGGTTCGACTCTATAACTGTGCAGAAAAACCCTGAAAATCTGAGATGTGCAACACCAAACACCGTATCCATGAAACCTTTCCAGAACCTCACAGGGAATGATATGATTCCATGTAGAAGAACATGGCCAATCAAATGTAAAAAGTTCTTTATACGAGACCTTTATATGATTGGACTTGCTGTGCTGGTGCTTGTTTTGATGTCCTACGTGGTCAGAATGGCAAGAAAACTGGCTTGTAGGGTTGCAGTCACTACCAGCTCTCGTCACCAAAAAACCTCAAATGAAAGCTACAAGTCAAAGTAA